Proteins found in one Erythrobacter sp. 3-20A1M genomic segment:
- the acs gene encoding acetate--CoA ligase, with translation MSEPHAPSPTVPVPESAKDGTRCSLQEYGARYDASLFDPDGFWLEEARRLDWSTEPQSAGDWSFDPVAIKWFADGRLNICHNAVDRHVKAGKGDRVALIFEPDDLEGEVRRITYAQLLAEVIRWANTLKKLGVAKGDRVTIYMPMVPEGAFAMLACARIGAVHSVIFGGFSPEAIAGRVTDCESDWIVTADEGLRGGATIPLKANVDAALEKAKAKGVLVLRHTGGNVTMTDGRDRWFHELSEGISDECPCEDMAAEDPLFILYTSGSTGKPKGVVHTTGGYAVWTETTFRYVFDYREGEVYWCTADIGWITGHSYIVYGPLLNGATALMFEGVPNYPDHDRFWQVCEKHDVAIFYTAPTAIRALMREGRAHVKKHDLSKLRLLGSVGEPINPEAWRWYHEVVGGGRIPIVDTWWQTETGGVMITTLPGAHAMKPGSAGKPFFGVAPQLMDNEGAVLADEDRGGAAEGNLCITRSWPGQARTVYGDHDRFVQTYFSTYKGKYFTGDGCRRDEEGYYWITGRVDDVINVSGHRMGTAEVESALVLHPKVSEAAVVGFPHDIKGQGIYCYVTLNAGEEPGEELETELRQWVRKEIGPIATPDHLHFTPALPKTRSGKIMRRILRKIAENDYGALGDTSTLADPGIVDALIEGRKNRD, from the coding sequence ATGAGCGAACCGCATGCCCCTTCGCCGACCGTACCGGTTCCGGAAAGTGCGAAGGATGGAACGCGCTGTTCGCTCCAGGAATACGGCGCACGCTACGATGCCAGCCTGTTCGACCCGGACGGCTTTTGGCTGGAGGAGGCGCGAAGGCTCGACTGGTCGACCGAGCCGCAGAGCGCAGGCGATTGGAGCTTCGATCCGGTCGCGATCAAATGGTTCGCCGATGGGCGGCTCAACATCTGCCACAACGCGGTGGATCGCCATGTGAAGGCCGGTAAAGGCGATCGTGTCGCGCTGATCTTCGAACCCGACGATCTCGAGGGCGAGGTACGCCGGATCACCTACGCCCAGCTATTGGCCGAAGTGATCCGCTGGGCCAACACGCTCAAGAAGCTGGGTGTCGCGAAAGGCGACCGGGTCACGATCTATATGCCCATGGTGCCCGAAGGCGCCTTCGCCATGCTCGCCTGCGCACGCATCGGGGCGGTGCATTCGGTGATCTTCGGCGGTTTCTCGCCCGAGGCGATCGCGGGCCGCGTGACCGATTGCGAAAGCGACTGGATCGTCACCGCGGACGAGGGCCTGCGCGGGGGCGCGACCATCCCCCTGAAAGCCAATGTCGATGCCGCGCTGGAAAAGGCGAAAGCGAAGGGCGTGCTGGTGCTTCGCCATACTGGCGGCAATGTCACCATGACGGACGGTCGCGATCGCTGGTTCCACGAACTGAGCGAAGGCATTTCGGATGAATGCCCATGCGAGGATATGGCGGCGGAAGACCCGCTGTTCATCCTCTACACCAGCGGCTCCACCGGCAAACCCAAGGGTGTCGTCCATACTACCGGTGGCTATGCCGTTTGGACCGAGACCACTTTCCGATACGTATTCGATTATCGCGAGGGCGAGGTTTACTGGTGCACCGCCGATATCGGCTGGATCACCGGGCACAGCTATATCGTCTACGGCCCGCTGCTGAACGGCGCGACCGCGCTGATGTTCGAAGGCGTGCCGAACTATCCCGACCACGACCGCTTCTGGCAGGTGTGCGAGAAGCACGACGTCGCCATCTTCTACACCGCGCCGACCGCGATCCGGGCCCTGATGCGCGAGGGGCGGGCCCATGTGAAGAAGCACGACCTATCCAAGCTGCGTCTGCTCGGAAGCGTGGGGGAGCCCATCAACCCGGAGGCTTGGCGCTGGTATCACGAAGTGGTCGGCGGCGGGCGCATCCCCATCGTCGACACCTGGTGGCAGACCGAGACCGGTGGCGTGATGATCACCACCCTACCCGGCGCGCATGCGATGAAGCCGGGCAGCGCGGGAAAGCCCTTCTTCGGCGTCGCCCCTCAGCTGATGGACAACGAGGGCGCGGTGCTGGCGGACGAGGACCGCGGCGGCGCGGCGGAGGGCAATCTGTGCATCACGCGTAGTTGGCCGGGCCAGGCACGCACCGTCTATGGCGATCACGACCGCTTCGTGCAGACCTATTTCAGCACTTACAAGGGTAAGTACTTCACCGGCGACGGGTGCCGCCGGGACGAGGAAGGATATTACTGGATCACGGGCCGCGTCGACGACGTCATCAACGTCAGCGGGCACCGCATGGGTACCGCTGAAGTCGAAAGCGCGCTGGTTCTACACCCTAAAGTCTCGGAAGCCGCAGTCGTCGGCTTCCCGCACGATATCAAGGGCCAGGGCATTTACTGCTACGTCACGCTCAACGCGGGCGAGGAACCGGGCGAGGAGCTCGAGACCGAACTGCGGCAGTGGGTGCGCAAGGAGATCGGGCCGATCGCGACACCGGACCATCTCCATTTTACCCCTGCCTTACCCAAGACGCGCAGTGGCAAGATCATGCGCCGCATCCTGCGCAAGATCGCGGAGAACGACTACGGCGCTCTCGGCGACACTTCGACGCTGGCAGATCCGGGGATCGTCGATGCGCTGATCGAGGGGCGCAAGAACCGGGACTGA
- a CDS encoding pirin family protein yields the protein MTERPLMSIYPAIRDDIADLTTRRPLPGRGVPHLDPFLFLNHHGPQTYPPRNHGLPFGPHPHRGFETVTFVLAGSLAHSDSSGAQSVVKDGGVQWMTAGSGIVHSELSPDTFKAEGGPLEILQLWVNLPAALKFTEPAYREVPAKLIPEVDLGEGATLRPVSGFDDAPVDSLTGIALGTLTLEAGAEISLPIPSDHTIFFYTIRGEAKAGGATVPEHHLATFGSGEHLVIAAEKRVNILLGHAEPIREPIVAHGPFVMNSEREIVEAFEAYRRGEFA from the coding sequence ATGACCGAACGCCCTCTCATGTCGATTTATCCTGCAATCCGGGACGACATCGCCGATCTTACGACCCGGCGCCCGCTTCCGGGACGCGGTGTTCCGCATCTCGACCCGTTCCTGTTTCTGAACCATCATGGCCCGCAGACTTACCCTCCGCGGAACCACGGCCTGCCGTTTGGACCTCACCCGCATCGCGGGTTCGAGACCGTCACCTTCGTCCTCGCCGGAAGTCTGGCGCATAGCGACAGTAGCGGTGCGCAGAGCGTGGTAAAGGATGGCGGTGTGCAATGGATGACCGCCGGTTCGGGCATCGTCCATTCGGAACTTTCGCCGGACACGTTCAAAGCGGAGGGCGGGCCGCTCGAAATACTGCAGCTTTGGGTCAATCTTCCGGCAGCATTGAAGTTTACCGAACCCGCGTATCGAGAGGTACCGGCCAAGCTCATTCCAGAAGTCGATCTCGGGGAGGGAGCAACCTTGCGACCCGTTTCTGGATTTGACGATGCTCCGGTGGATTCGCTGACGGGTATCGCGCTCGGAACGTTGACCCTGGAGGCGGGGGCCGAAATATCTCTGCCGATACCGTCCGATCACACGATTTTCTTCTATACGATCCGCGGAGAAGCGAAGGCCGGCGGAGCGACGGTTCCCGAGCATCACCTCGCCACCTTCGGCAGTGGCGAGCACCTCGTCATCGCGGCGGAAAAACGGGTGAACATTCTGCTCGGCCATGCAGAGCCGATCAGGGAACCGATCGTGGCGCATGGCCCGTTCGTGATGAACAGCGAACGGGAAATCGTCGAAGCGTTCGAGGCCTATCGTCGCGGTGAATTCGCCTGA
- the panC gene encoding pantoate--beta-alanine ligase: protein MQIFAELDMLRTAVAALRKRHETIALVPTMGALHEGHLALVRAAAAKADRVVVSIFVNPTQFGPNEDLDAYPRQLERDATLLEAEDVSLLWAPSIEQVYPEGFATTVSVAGVSEGLCGASRPGHFDGVATVVCKLFNQVRPDLAVFGEKDWQQLAVIRRMARDLDLSQPHADAIIGIPTVREADGLALSSRNRYLSPDEREQATAFPAALTQAVAAIENGVSPGDALTNAREQIEAAGFVVDYVDFVDAGSLAPLHQPGDRAGRLVAAARLGSTRLIDNMAVAAR, encoded by the coding sequence GTGCAAATCTTTGCCGAGCTCGATATGTTGAGAACAGCGGTCGCGGCCCTGCGCAAACGGCACGAAACGATCGCGCTGGTGCCGACCATGGGCGCGCTGCACGAAGGGCATCTGGCGCTGGTTCGCGCGGCCGCGGCGAAGGCTGACCGGGTGGTGGTGTCGATCTTCGTAAATCCGACCCAGTTCGGCCCGAACGAGGATCTCGACGCCTATCCGCGCCAGCTCGAACGCGACGCGACCCTGCTCGAGGCGGAGGACGTGTCGCTGCTGTGGGCGCCTTCTATCGAGCAAGTCTACCCGGAAGGCTTCGCCACCACGGTGAGCGTTGCCGGTGTCAGCGAGGGGCTGTGCGGGGCCAGCCGCCCGGGGCATTTCGATGGCGTGGCGACCGTCGTGTGCAAGCTTTTCAATCAGGTTCGGCCCGATCTGGCGGTGTTCGGTGAGAAGGACTGGCAGCAGCTCGCCGTCATCCGCCGCATGGCGCGCGATCTGGATCTCTCGCAGCCGCACGCCGACGCGATCATCGGTATCCCCACGGTGCGCGAGGCGGACGGTCTCGCGCTATCGAGCCGCAACCGGTACTTGAGCCCGGACGAGCGCGAACAGGCGACCGCGTTTCCCGCCGCTCTCACCCAAGCGGTCGCCGCGATCGAAAACGGTGTTTCGCCCGGCGACGCCCTGACCAATGCGCGCGAACAGATCGAAGCGGCGGGATTCGTCGTCGATTACGTCGATTTCGTCGATGCCGGCTCGCTTGCTCCGCTGCACCAGCCGGGGGACAGAGCCGGCCGCCTCGTCGCGGCGGCGCGGCTCGGTTCGACGCGCCTTATCGACAACATGGCGGTGGCGGCGCGATAG